One region of Bactrocera neohumeralis isolate Rockhampton chromosome 5, APGP_CSIRO_Bneo_wtdbg2-racon-allhic-juicebox.fasta_v2, whole genome shotgun sequence genomic DNA includes:
- the LOC126760625 gene encoding uncharacterized protein LOC126760625 isoform X2: MPMGAEPVYQPTTVSVSYEPRPGRNNVRLLPFKILRNSRFQLFLLIFGLLSIATGVAIFSSALASMPSNLFYNKHTEDLPDNDIVVTCSEIPTGIVVLVVFFIVTGVVCIGVYASVADWRRNCVCRCPLFDKKKSLARQLQCQNGGGCGEGIMALNPSTDPLVSHTQYAPVSELPHRGDEEERRNLMPDNKDW; the protein is encoded by the exons ATGCCCATGGGAGCAGAGCCTGTTTATCAACCGACAACCGTCTCGGTCTCCTACGAACCACGACCAGGAAGAAACAATGTCCGTTTACTACCATTTAAAATACTGAGGAATTCGCGATTTCAG CTATTTCTGCTGATTTTCGGACTGTTGTCTATTGCAACTGGTGTAGCAATATTCTCTAGCGCTCTAGCAAGCATGCCcagtaatttattttacaataagcATACCGAAGATCTGCCCGACAACGATATTGTGGTGACCTGTTCAGAAATTCCAACCGGAATTGTTGTTCTGGTTGTATTTTTCATAGTAACCGGTGTAGTATGTATTG GGGTCTATGCATCAGTTGCTGATTGGCGACGCAATTGTGTCTGCCGTTGCCCATTATTTGATAAAAAGAAATCATTAGCCAGACAACTGCAATGCCAAAACGGAGGTGGTTGTGGCGAAGGCATAATGGCGTTAAATCCTTCGACAGATCCGTTGGTTTCACATACACAGTACGCACCGGTATCAGAGCTGCCACATCGAGGCGATGAAGAAGAACGCAGAAATTTAATGCCCGACAACAAAGATTGGTGA
- the LOC126760609 gene encoding cell division cycle and apoptosis regulator protein 1-like isoform X1, which translates to MSYGGQQNQPWQRKGGFYQGGNNQSGMFMQQQHAASQSAFGHSAIFSQGGGGAPSVAYPQQRSTSLNPVAFQQPNAGGQTMTNSIGTVTKINNECGLINDEVFFYRNACKGAIPKLGDRVMFEASYSTTGQFKWNATLIQLMGGNMSHQAQQLPSLMGSGGGGRSGSGYNAVPPPNEYQLAQMQLQRHGSPRHSSPMRGERRNDRERDRRERERNIRSRDSDDQLERDRKRRREDNERSRERTMSGMGRGHDRDREHERERDRARPEGKPDHALERRDREREGEREKEREKERERERERDRERGDRVKRSPHRPPAKGRRTRAIRRYMVQIPKNILAYNSADLQELRQRYSTLYIPSDFFHANILWPKVFTPENAFSLRRPCQFHIMHRIVDSPFEQNNDVLEPSDADYLYSAKVMLMACPPIADLYQKCFEDDDNDNEQNTVHPSRLISFLVGTRGRNEPMAIGGPWSPSLDGENPDKDPAVLIRTAIRTCKALTGIDLSQCTQWYRFVELHYHRQDHKKKDAPPRIETVVIYLPDVHSCMPNTAQWQELNQVYKNAVENVIARRSVAAKTATNNNATADLAEEASPNGDGDDAAADAANADDTATDDADKSMEAADNTANNENDAEATTVTSNGNDEAAAAAADTTVEVITIEENDLPEATHYSKLDLKSMKVQDIRDELAARNLSSKGARNIVMARLAKALNTEKSEDKAGKKTAPKSEPTKAQPTPVKTVETSAKKAETKTEVIEQKEEENDKPKDEDNEEQEEWNDVIDVDMSDIVILDEYDSSKNPEETPKELNEKEKNQLIRRYKLPTKEHIIVHPNKTVKGGKFDCSMMSLSVLLDYGPADTKERFFEVSIFAELFNEMLMRDFGFNIYKEMYLHKEENNETTDGGKDKHEETANGGNKTDDAQTMEADEESKVSADAKSNKEEGGGNGKSISERRASKRSIAADDAEGERKHKSAAVNGKEQKEREHVSDKKMIVVKPQLLLSFIYFDTTHCGYVFEKDLEDLFTVLGLNLSRGQIRRVLGKLSIRQAFYYRKLTDKEESTEAPPKIEDADDIPSEELRKIAQGNCIYIPRENELSGEESAIAFNNDTNDNDGLVNYNGIVIHVGKLLEQIKRTEKNYGDLEKLYNDLRKQHTDLQRDHSKSSTKVKDLQSEIKSLTRKLSDADQDLFALNRKYRDQHSTLSLIYSRVTPYFSREKDKDHKSDSARDKDADKDKDKEKDKTKESTKSSKDKEKEKDKDKEKEKEKNKEKEKSKDSGKDAEKANEVKDKNEVNKAETAKEEKGTTEQNEQEEEQEPMED; encoded by the exons atgTCTTATGGTGGCCAACAAAATCAGCCTTGGCAACGAAAAGGCGGTTTTTATCAGGGCGGAAATAATCAAAGCGGAATGTTTATGCAGCAACAACATGCTGCTTCTCAGTCGGCTTTTGGACATTCGGCCATTTTTTCGCAAGGTGGTGGCGGTGCACCCTCTGTAGCCTACCCACAGCAGCGGTCGACATCTTTGAACCCAGTTGCTTTTCAGCAACCAAATGCCGGTGGACAAACGATGACCAATTCTATAGGCACCGTAACAAAAATCAATAATGAATGCGGACTTATCAACGATGAAGTCTTTTTCTACCGCAATGCTTGTAAGGGAGCAATTCCTAAATTGGGCGATCGCGTAATGTTTGAAGCCTCCTATTCTACAACAGGACAATTTAAGTGGAATGCAACGCTGATACAACTAATGGG TGGCAATATGTCGCACCAAGCTCAGCAATTGCCATCTTTAATGGGTAGCGGAGGCGGCGGTAGAAGTGGAAGTGGTTATAATGCCGTACCGCCACCGAATGAATACCAACTGGCGCAGATGCAGCTACAACGACATGGCTCGCCGCGCCACTCGTCACCTATGCGCGGTGAACGAAGAAATGACAGAGAACGAGACCGCCGCGAACGTGAGCGCAATATTCGCTCCCGTGATAGTGATGAT CAGTTGGAAAGAGACCGGAAGCGTCGTCGTGAAGATAATGAACGAAGTCGTGAACGCACCATGTCCGGTATGGGGCGAGGCCATGATAGGGACCGTGAGCACGAGCGCGAAAGAGACCGTGCTCGTCCTGAAGGCAAGCCTGATCACGCTTTGGAACGTAGAGATCGTGAAAGGGAGGGTGAACGTGAAAAGGAGCGAGAAAAAGAAAGGGAACGTGAACGCGAACGTGATAGAGAGCGTGGGGATCGCGTTAAACGCAGTCCACATCGTCCCCCAGCGAAGGGACGTCGTACTCGTGCTATTCGACGTTATATGGTGCAAATACCCAAAAATATATTAGCCTA CAATTCAGCTGATTTGCAAGAACTACGTCAACGTTACTCAACATTGTACATTCCATCGGATTTCTTTCATGCCAACATCTTGTGGCCTAAAGTTTTCACACCTGAAAATGCTTTCTCACTACGCCGCCCATGTCAGTTTCATATAATGCATCGCATTGTTGATTCGCCATTCGAGCAAAACAACGATGTACTAGAGCCATCAGATGCAGATTATTTATATTCTGCTAAGGTTATGCTTATGGCATGCCCACCCATAGCCGACCTTTATCAAAAATGCTTTGAAGACGACGATAATGACAACGAGCAGAACACGGTGCATCCTTCGCGTCTAATTAGTTTCCTCGTAGGTACTAGGGGGCGAAATGAGCCCATGGCAATTGGTGGTCCATGGAGTCCCTCGCTTGACGGTGAAAATCCCGATAAGGATCCGGCCGTATTAATACGCACAGCTATACGCACTTGTAAAGCATTAACTGGCATCGATCTGTCACAGTGCACACAATG GTATCGCTTTGTGGAGCTTCACTATCATCGTCAAGATCACAAGAAGAAGGACGCACCACCGCGTATCGAAACTGTTGTTATATATTTGCCCGATGTGCATTCGTGCATGCCGAACACCGCCCAATGGCAAGAGCTCAATCAAGTCTACAAGAACGCCGTGGAGAATGTAATCGCGCGTAGAAGCGTCGCTGCAAAGACAGCCACCAACAATAATGCCACTGCTGATTTAGCTGAAGAAGCCTCGCCAAATGGTGATGGTGACGATGCTGCCGCTGATGCTGCAAATGCAGACGACACTGCAACGGATGATGCGGACAAGTCTATGGAAGCTGCCGACAACAcagcaaataatgaaaatgacGCTGAAGCCACCACCGTCACATCGAACGGAAACGACgaggctgctgctgctgctgcggacACCACGGTGGAAGTTATTACTATAGAGGAG AATGACCTACCGGAAGCTACACATTATTCCAAATTGGACTTGAAGTCAATGAAGGTGCAGGACATACGCGATGAGTTAGCCGCACGTAATCTATCATCAAAAG GTGCTCGTAATATAGTTATGGCACGTTTGGCCAAGGCTTTAAACACAGAAAAGTCCGAGGACAAGGCTGGAAAGAAAACAGCGCCGAAGTCTGAGCCCACCAAAGCCCAACCAACGCCCGTTAAAACGGTTGAGACTAGCGCTAAGAAAGCCGAAACCAAAACTGAAGTAATCGAACAGAAAGAAGAGGAAAACGATAAGCCAAAGGATGAAGATAATGAAGAGCAAGAGGAGTGGAACGATGTTATTGATGTGGATATGAGTGACATAGTCATACTGGATGAATATGACTCGAGCAAGAACCCGGAG GAAACTCCCAAAGAATTGAATGAAAAGGAGAAAAATCAGTTAATTCGCCGTTATAAATTGCCGACTAAAGAACATATTATTGTACATCCCAATAAAACCGTTAAAGGTGGTAAATTCGATTGCTCAATGATGTCTTTATCAGTGTTGTTGGATTATGGCCCAGCAGATACCAAAGAGCGCTTCTTTGAG GTGTCTATTTTCGCTGAATTGTTTAACGAAATGTTAATGCGCGACTTCGGTTTCAACATCTACAAAGAGATGTATCTGCACAAAGAGGAAAACAATGAGACCACAGATGGCGGCAAAGACAAACACGAAGAGACCGCTAATGGTGGCAATAAAACGGACGATGCTCAAACCATGGAAGCAGACGAAGAGTCAAAGGTCTCTGCCGATGCGAAATCCAACAAGGAAGAAGGCGGTGGCAACGGTAAATCCATATCCGAACGTAGAGCTTCGAAACGTAGTATTGCCGCCGATGACGCTGAGGGCGAACGCAAACACAAGTCGGCGGCCGTCAACGGCAAGGAACAAAAGGAGCGTGAACATGTTTCGGACAAAAAAATGATTGTCGTGAAGCCACAGCTTTTGTTGTCTTTCATCTACTTCGACACCACACATTGCGGTTATGTCTTTGAAAAAGATTTGGAGGATTTATTCACAGTGTTGGGTTTGAATTTGTCGCGTGGCCAAATACGTCGTGTACTTGGAAAGCTTTCTATACGTCAAGCATTTTATTACCG aaaactaaCCGACAAGGAGGAATCCACCGAGGCGCCACCTAAAATTGAGGATGCTGATGATATACCCAGTGAGGAGTTGCGGAAAATTGCGCAAGGCAACTGTATCTACATACCGAGAGAGAATGAGCTTAGCGGTGAGGAGAGCGCCATCGCCTTCAATAACGACACGAATGATAATGATG GTCTAGTCAACTATAATGGCATTGTCATACACGTTGGCAAGCTATTGGAGCAAATCAAGCGCACCGAGAAGAACTATGGCGACTTGGAGAAGTTATATAACGATCTCAGAAAGCAACATACCGATTTGCAGCGCGATCATTCCAAGTCAAGCACCAAAGTCAAAGACTTGCAGTCGGAAATTAAAAGCTTAACACGTAAACTCTCCGATGCAGATCAAGACCTTTTCGCGCTGAAT CGTAAGTATCGGGATCAGCACAGCACACTTTCGCTCATTTACAGCCGTGTAACACCGTACTTCAGTCGTGAGAAAGACAAGGATCACAAGTCTGACAG CGCACGCGATAAGGATGCTGATAAGGATAAAGATAAAGAGAAGGACAAAACTAAAGAAAGTACCAAATCCAGTAAAGAtaaggagaaggagaaggatAAAGATAAGGAAAAAGAGAAGGAgaagaataaagaaaaagagaaatccAAGGATTCTGGCAAAGATGCTGAGAAGGCCAATGAAGTCAAGGATAAAAATGAAGTTAACAAAGCTGAAACcgcaaaagaagaaaaaggtACAACTGAACAGAATGAGCAAGAGGAAGAGCAGGAACCAATGGAAGACTAA
- the LOC126760622 gene encoding stomatin-like, with translation MSGTNGSNRVDVIGRPVVTTENQANSAIEKIASVTSFILFLVFFPISIFACLVVMLEFQRAVVFRLGRLRKGGPRGPGIFFILPCIDSIVSVDLRTVSIDVAPQEVLTRDSVTVTLDAVIYYRIDDPLRAVIQVANVMSSTMLLAQTTLRNVAGTKMLMELLADKESISKTIEDILDVATDPWGVKVELVEIKDVRLPFSLQRAMAAEAEATREAKAKIVAAEGEYKASTALKQASDIIGMNPIALQLRYLQTMNTISAEHNSTIIFPFPIELMDI, from the exons ATGAGCGGGACAAACGGAAGTAATCGCGTCGATGTTATCGGACGTCCGGTTGTTACTA CCGAAAATCAAGCCAACAGCGCAATCGAAAAAATTGCCTCTGTGACTtcgttcattttatttttagtctTCTTCCCGATTTCAATATTTGCATGTCTGGTTGTAATGTTGGAATTCCAACGTGCAGTTGTGTTTCGGTTGGGACGATTAAG gaAGGGTGGTCCGCGTGGTCCaggtatatttttcattttacctTGCATTGATAGCATCGTCAGTGTCGATTTGCGAACGGTTTCAATTGATGTGGCGCCGCAAGAAGTACTCACAAGAGATTCAGTGACAGTTACACTCGATGCTGTCATCTACTACCGCATAGATGATCCTCTACGAGCTGTCATTCAAGTTGCTAATGTTATGTCATCGACAATGCTGTTAGCTCAGACCACGTTGCGAAATGTGGCAGGCACAAAAATGCTCATGGAGCTATTGGCCGATAAAGAGTCCATTTCCAAGACTATCGAGGATATTTTAGATGTAGCAACCGATCCTTGGGGAGTCAAGGTGGAGCTTGTCGAAAT caaagatgTTCGCCTGCCTTTTTCGCTGCAACGCGCTATGGCCGCCGAAGCAGAAGCTACACGTGAGGCCAAAGCGAAAATTGTTGCCGCAGAAGGTGAATACAAAGCATCGACAGCACTGAAGCAGGCTTCAGATATAATCGGAATGAATCCAATTGCCTTACAG ttgcgGTACTTGCAAACTATGAACACAATATCGGCGGAACACAATTCAACAATTATATTTCCGTTTCCGATTGAGCTGATGGATATTTAG
- the LOC126760609 gene encoding cell division cycle and apoptosis regulator protein 1-like isoform X2, protein MSYGGQQNQPWQRKGGFYQGGNNQSGMFMQQQHAASQSAFGHSAIFSQGGGGAPSVAYPQQRSTSLNPVAFQQPNAGGQTMTNSIGTVTKINNECGLINDEVFFYRNACKGAIPKLGDRVMFEASYSTTGQFKWNATLIQLMGGNMSHQAQQLPSLMGSGGGGRSGSGYNAVPPPNEYQLAQMQLQRHGSPRHSSPMRGERRNDRERDRRERERNIRSRDSDDLERDRKRRREDNERSRERTMSGMGRGHDRDREHERERDRARPEGKPDHALERRDREREGEREKEREKERERERERDRERGDRVKRSPHRPPAKGRRTRAIRRYMVQIPKNILAYNSADLQELRQRYSTLYIPSDFFHANILWPKVFTPENAFSLRRPCQFHIMHRIVDSPFEQNNDVLEPSDADYLYSAKVMLMACPPIADLYQKCFEDDDNDNEQNTVHPSRLISFLVGTRGRNEPMAIGGPWSPSLDGENPDKDPAVLIRTAIRTCKALTGIDLSQCTQWYRFVELHYHRQDHKKKDAPPRIETVVIYLPDVHSCMPNTAQWQELNQVYKNAVENVIARRSVAAKTATNNNATADLAEEASPNGDGDDAAADAANADDTATDDADKSMEAADNTANNENDAEATTVTSNGNDEAAAAAADTTVEVITIEENDLPEATHYSKLDLKSMKVQDIRDELAARNLSSKGARNIVMARLAKALNTEKSEDKAGKKTAPKSEPTKAQPTPVKTVETSAKKAETKTEVIEQKEEENDKPKDEDNEEQEEWNDVIDVDMSDIVILDEYDSSKNPEETPKELNEKEKNQLIRRYKLPTKEHIIVHPNKTVKGGKFDCSMMSLSVLLDYGPADTKERFFEVSIFAELFNEMLMRDFGFNIYKEMYLHKEENNETTDGGKDKHEETANGGNKTDDAQTMEADEESKVSADAKSNKEEGGGNGKSISERRASKRSIAADDAEGERKHKSAAVNGKEQKEREHVSDKKMIVVKPQLLLSFIYFDTTHCGYVFEKDLEDLFTVLGLNLSRGQIRRVLGKLSIRQAFYYRKLTDKEESTEAPPKIEDADDIPSEELRKIAQGNCIYIPRENELSGEESAIAFNNDTNDNDGLVNYNGIVIHVGKLLEQIKRTEKNYGDLEKLYNDLRKQHTDLQRDHSKSSTKVKDLQSEIKSLTRKLSDADQDLFALNRKYRDQHSTLSLIYSRVTPYFSREKDKDHKSDSARDKDADKDKDKEKDKTKESTKSSKDKEKEKDKDKEKEKEKNKEKEKSKDSGKDAEKANEVKDKNEVNKAETAKEEKGTTEQNEQEEEQEPMED, encoded by the exons atgTCTTATGGTGGCCAACAAAATCAGCCTTGGCAACGAAAAGGCGGTTTTTATCAGGGCGGAAATAATCAAAGCGGAATGTTTATGCAGCAACAACATGCTGCTTCTCAGTCGGCTTTTGGACATTCGGCCATTTTTTCGCAAGGTGGTGGCGGTGCACCCTCTGTAGCCTACCCACAGCAGCGGTCGACATCTTTGAACCCAGTTGCTTTTCAGCAACCAAATGCCGGTGGACAAACGATGACCAATTCTATAGGCACCGTAACAAAAATCAATAATGAATGCGGACTTATCAACGATGAAGTCTTTTTCTACCGCAATGCTTGTAAGGGAGCAATTCCTAAATTGGGCGATCGCGTAATGTTTGAAGCCTCCTATTCTACAACAGGACAATTTAAGTGGAATGCAACGCTGATACAACTAATGGG TGGCAATATGTCGCACCAAGCTCAGCAATTGCCATCTTTAATGGGTAGCGGAGGCGGCGGTAGAAGTGGAAGTGGTTATAATGCCGTACCGCCACCGAATGAATACCAACTGGCGCAGATGCAGCTACAACGACATGGCTCGCCGCGCCACTCGTCACCTATGCGCGGTGAACGAAGAAATGACAGAGAACGAGACCGCCGCGAACGTGAGCGCAATATTCGCTCCCGTGATAGTGATGAT TTGGAAAGAGACCGGAAGCGTCGTCGTGAAGATAATGAACGAAGTCGTGAACGCACCATGTCCGGTATGGGGCGAGGCCATGATAGGGACCGTGAGCACGAGCGCGAAAGAGACCGTGCTCGTCCTGAAGGCAAGCCTGATCACGCTTTGGAACGTAGAGATCGTGAAAGGGAGGGTGAACGTGAAAAGGAGCGAGAAAAAGAAAGGGAACGTGAACGCGAACGTGATAGAGAGCGTGGGGATCGCGTTAAACGCAGTCCACATCGTCCCCCAGCGAAGGGACGTCGTACTCGTGCTATTCGACGTTATATGGTGCAAATACCCAAAAATATATTAGCCTA CAATTCAGCTGATTTGCAAGAACTACGTCAACGTTACTCAACATTGTACATTCCATCGGATTTCTTTCATGCCAACATCTTGTGGCCTAAAGTTTTCACACCTGAAAATGCTTTCTCACTACGCCGCCCATGTCAGTTTCATATAATGCATCGCATTGTTGATTCGCCATTCGAGCAAAACAACGATGTACTAGAGCCATCAGATGCAGATTATTTATATTCTGCTAAGGTTATGCTTATGGCATGCCCACCCATAGCCGACCTTTATCAAAAATGCTTTGAAGACGACGATAATGACAACGAGCAGAACACGGTGCATCCTTCGCGTCTAATTAGTTTCCTCGTAGGTACTAGGGGGCGAAATGAGCCCATGGCAATTGGTGGTCCATGGAGTCCCTCGCTTGACGGTGAAAATCCCGATAAGGATCCGGCCGTATTAATACGCACAGCTATACGCACTTGTAAAGCATTAACTGGCATCGATCTGTCACAGTGCACACAATG GTATCGCTTTGTGGAGCTTCACTATCATCGTCAAGATCACAAGAAGAAGGACGCACCACCGCGTATCGAAACTGTTGTTATATATTTGCCCGATGTGCATTCGTGCATGCCGAACACCGCCCAATGGCAAGAGCTCAATCAAGTCTACAAGAACGCCGTGGAGAATGTAATCGCGCGTAGAAGCGTCGCTGCAAAGACAGCCACCAACAATAATGCCACTGCTGATTTAGCTGAAGAAGCCTCGCCAAATGGTGATGGTGACGATGCTGCCGCTGATGCTGCAAATGCAGACGACACTGCAACGGATGATGCGGACAAGTCTATGGAAGCTGCCGACAACAcagcaaataatgaaaatgacGCTGAAGCCACCACCGTCACATCGAACGGAAACGACgaggctgctgctgctgctgcggacACCACGGTGGAAGTTATTACTATAGAGGAG AATGACCTACCGGAAGCTACACATTATTCCAAATTGGACTTGAAGTCAATGAAGGTGCAGGACATACGCGATGAGTTAGCCGCACGTAATCTATCATCAAAAG GTGCTCGTAATATAGTTATGGCACGTTTGGCCAAGGCTTTAAACACAGAAAAGTCCGAGGACAAGGCTGGAAAGAAAACAGCGCCGAAGTCTGAGCCCACCAAAGCCCAACCAACGCCCGTTAAAACGGTTGAGACTAGCGCTAAGAAAGCCGAAACCAAAACTGAAGTAATCGAACAGAAAGAAGAGGAAAACGATAAGCCAAAGGATGAAGATAATGAAGAGCAAGAGGAGTGGAACGATGTTATTGATGTGGATATGAGTGACATAGTCATACTGGATGAATATGACTCGAGCAAGAACCCGGAG GAAACTCCCAAAGAATTGAATGAAAAGGAGAAAAATCAGTTAATTCGCCGTTATAAATTGCCGACTAAAGAACATATTATTGTACATCCCAATAAAACCGTTAAAGGTGGTAAATTCGATTGCTCAATGATGTCTTTATCAGTGTTGTTGGATTATGGCCCAGCAGATACCAAAGAGCGCTTCTTTGAG GTGTCTATTTTCGCTGAATTGTTTAACGAAATGTTAATGCGCGACTTCGGTTTCAACATCTACAAAGAGATGTATCTGCACAAAGAGGAAAACAATGAGACCACAGATGGCGGCAAAGACAAACACGAAGAGACCGCTAATGGTGGCAATAAAACGGACGATGCTCAAACCATGGAAGCAGACGAAGAGTCAAAGGTCTCTGCCGATGCGAAATCCAACAAGGAAGAAGGCGGTGGCAACGGTAAATCCATATCCGAACGTAGAGCTTCGAAACGTAGTATTGCCGCCGATGACGCTGAGGGCGAACGCAAACACAAGTCGGCGGCCGTCAACGGCAAGGAACAAAAGGAGCGTGAACATGTTTCGGACAAAAAAATGATTGTCGTGAAGCCACAGCTTTTGTTGTCTTTCATCTACTTCGACACCACACATTGCGGTTATGTCTTTGAAAAAGATTTGGAGGATTTATTCACAGTGTTGGGTTTGAATTTGTCGCGTGGCCAAATACGTCGTGTACTTGGAAAGCTTTCTATACGTCAAGCATTTTATTACCG aaaactaaCCGACAAGGAGGAATCCACCGAGGCGCCACCTAAAATTGAGGATGCTGATGATATACCCAGTGAGGAGTTGCGGAAAATTGCGCAAGGCAACTGTATCTACATACCGAGAGAGAATGAGCTTAGCGGTGAGGAGAGCGCCATCGCCTTCAATAACGACACGAATGATAATGATG GTCTAGTCAACTATAATGGCATTGTCATACACGTTGGCAAGCTATTGGAGCAAATCAAGCGCACCGAGAAGAACTATGGCGACTTGGAGAAGTTATATAACGATCTCAGAAAGCAACATACCGATTTGCAGCGCGATCATTCCAAGTCAAGCACCAAAGTCAAAGACTTGCAGTCGGAAATTAAAAGCTTAACACGTAAACTCTCCGATGCAGATCAAGACCTTTTCGCGCTGAAT CGTAAGTATCGGGATCAGCACAGCACACTTTCGCTCATTTACAGCCGTGTAACACCGTACTTCAGTCGTGAGAAAGACAAGGATCACAAGTCTGACAG CGCACGCGATAAGGATGCTGATAAGGATAAAGATAAAGAGAAGGACAAAACTAAAGAAAGTACCAAATCCAGTAAAGAtaaggagaaggagaaggatAAAGATAAGGAAAAAGAGAAGGAgaagaataaagaaaaagagaaatccAAGGATTCTGGCAAAGATGCTGAGAAGGCCAATGAAGTCAAGGATAAAAATGAAGTTAACAAAGCTGAAACcgcaaaagaagaaaaaggtACAACTGAACAGAATGAGCAAGAGGAAGAGCAGGAACCAATGGAAGACTAA
- the LOC126760625 gene encoding uncharacterized protein LOC126760625 isoform X1: MPMGAEPVYQPTTVSVSYEPRPGRNNVRLLPFKILRNSRFQLFLLIFGLLSIATGVAIFSSALASMPSNLFYNKHTEDLPDNDIVVTCSEIPTGIVVLVVFFIVTGVVCIGVYASVADWRRNCVCRCPLFDKKKSLARQLQCQNGGGCGEGIMALNPSTDPLVSHTQYAPVSELPHRGDEEERRNLMPDNKDCLSSAEESDRMLEPDPRIVLRPMGRLDDA; encoded by the exons ATGCCCATGGGAGCAGAGCCTGTTTATCAACCGACAACCGTCTCGGTCTCCTACGAACCACGACCAGGAAGAAACAATGTCCGTTTACTACCATTTAAAATACTGAGGAATTCGCGATTTCAG CTATTTCTGCTGATTTTCGGACTGTTGTCTATTGCAACTGGTGTAGCAATATTCTCTAGCGCTCTAGCAAGCATGCCcagtaatttattttacaataagcATACCGAAGATCTGCCCGACAACGATATTGTGGTGACCTGTTCAGAAATTCCAACCGGAATTGTTGTTCTGGTTGTATTTTTCATAGTAACCGGTGTAGTATGTATTG GGGTCTATGCATCAGTTGCTGATTGGCGACGCAATTGTGTCTGCCGTTGCCCATTATTTGATAAAAAGAAATCATTAGCCAGACAACTGCAATGCCAAAACGGAGGTGGTTGTGGCGAAGGCATAATGGCGTTAAATCCTTCGACAGATCCGTTGGTTTCACATACACAGTACGCACCGGTATCAGAGCTGCCACATCGAGGCGATGAAGAAGAACGCAGAAATTTAATGCCCGACAACAAAGATTG TCTCAGTAGCGCTGAAGAGTCGGACCGCATGTTGGAACCAGATCCACGTATTGTTTTGCGGCCAATGGGTCGTTTAGATGATGCTTAA